One Salarias fasciatus chromosome 9, fSalaFa1.1, whole genome shotgun sequence DNA segment encodes these proteins:
- the LOC115394114 gene encoding zinc finger protein 35-like isoform X2 yields the protein MLEINWNPQIKSHRAELQQDHDCREEQLFKQKTNYYLEQDEPEPPQIKEDEPERLHIKEEPEPPQIKEEEPEPPQIKEEEPEPPQIKEEEEEEELPQIKDEEPEPPQIKEEEEEEEPGLGQLKEEQEEPESSQIEENKEIRTSQKGERFVLKFESETFQVPFVEDQSNLSEADVPETEQFLSQDSEVHHVKRHIDSESTGNAKLKKLNMFHRNSVNNFNFSEKQAECEKLLCEEMCEKTDHKKPQLCQKVRMVTDEKIICETCGKSFRHLSHLVVHKRIHTGEKPHSCETCGKSFTQHRDLLVHKRTHTGEKPHSCEMWQKFQSTV from the exons ATgctggaaatcaactggaatcCTCAAATCAAGTCACACAGAGCAG agctccaacaggaccatgactgcagagaggagcagctctttaaacagaaaacaaactacTATCTAGAACAGGatgaaccagaacctccacagataaaagaagACGAACCAGAACGTCTGCACATCAAAGAAGAACCAGagcctccacagatcaaagaagaagaaccagagcctccacagatcaaagaagaagaaccagaacctccacagatcaaagaagaagaagaagaagaagaacttccacagatcaaagacgaagaaccagaacctccacagatcaaagaagaagaagaagaggaagaaccaggacttgGTCAgttgaaggaggagcaggaggaaccagaatcTTCACAGATTGAGGAAAACAAGGAAATCCGTACCAGCCAGAAGGGAGAACGATTTGttctgaagtttgaaagtgaaacctttCAGGTTCCTTTTGTTGAGGATCAGAGCAACCTGAGTGAAGCAGATGTACCAGAGactgagcagttcctctctcaggactctgaagtccaccatgtgaAAAGACACATTGACTCAGAATCAACTGGAaatgcaaagctgaaaaaactcaacatgtttcatAGAAACAGTGTGAACAACTTTAATTTTTCcgagaagcaggctgaatgtgaaaagcttctttgtgaagaaatgtgtgagaaaactgaccATAAAAAACCCCAATTATGTCAGAAGGTCAGAATGGTCACTGATGAGAAGAtaatttgtgaaacatgtggcaaaagtttcaggcACCTGAGTCATTTGGtggtccacaagagaattcacactggtgagaagcctcattcttgtgaaacatgtggcaaaa GTTTCACGCAACACAGAGATTtattggtccacaagagaactcacacaggcgagaagcctcattcttgtgaaatgtggcaaaagtttcagtcaacagtgTGA
- the LOC115394114 gene encoding zinc finger protein 2 homolog isoform X1: MLEINWNPQIKSHRAELQQDHDCREEQLFKQKTNYYLEQDEPEPPQIKEDEPERLHIKEEPEPPQIKEEEPEPPQIKEEEPEPPQIKEEEEEEELPQIKDEEPEPPQIKEEEEEEEPGLGQLKEEQEEPESSQIEENKEIRTSQKGERFVLKFESETFQVPFVEDQSNLSEADVPETEQFLSQDSEVHHVKRHIDSESTGNAKLKKLNMFHRNSVNNFNFSEKQAECEKLLCEEMCEKTDHKKPQLCQKVRMVTDEKIICETCGKSFRHLSHLVVHKRIHTGEKPHSCETCGKSFSQQGNLKVHMRFHTGEKPHSCETCGKSFSQPSNLKVHMRFHTGEKPHSCETCGKAFSQPSRLLVHKRIHTGEKPHSCETCGKAFSQRCDLLRHMKTHTGEKPHSCETCGKSFSQPSNLKFHMRIHTGEKPHSCETCGKSFSQPSNLMFHMRTHTGEKPHSCETCGKSFSQQCSLKVHMRIHTAEKPHSCETCGKSFSCHSSLLIHKRTHTGEKPHSCETCGKSFTQQRYLLDHKRTHTGEKPYSCKTCGKSFSQHSNLKVHMRIHTGEKPYSCETCGKTFTCHSSLLIHKRTHTGEKPHSCEICGKSFSQQSSLLFHKRTHTGEKPHSCEACGKSFSHQCNLKFHMRIHTGEKPHSCETCGKSFSQQCTLKVHMRTHTGEKPHSCATCGKGFTQHRDLLVHKRTHTGEKPHSCEMWQKFQSTV; the protein is encoded by the exons ATgctggaaatcaactggaatcCTCAAATCAAGTCACACAGAGCAG agctccaacaggaccatgactgcagagaggagcagctctttaaacagaaaacaaactacTATCTAGAACAGGatgaaccagaacctccacagataaaagaagACGAACCAGAACGTCTGCACATCAAAGAAGAACCAGagcctccacagatcaaagaagaagaaccagagcctccacagatcaaagaagaagaaccagaacctccacagatcaaagaagaagaagaagaagaagaacttccacagatcaaagacgaagaaccagaacctccacagatcaaagaagaagaagaagaggaagaaccaggacttgGTCAgttgaaggaggagcaggaggaaccagaatcTTCACAGATTGAGGAAAACAAGGAAATCCGTACCAGCCAGAAGGGAGAACGATTTGttctgaagtttgaaagtgaaacctttCAGGTTCCTTTTGTTGAGGATCAGAGCAACCTGAGTGAAGCAGATGTACCAGAGactgagcagttcctctctcaggactctgaagtccaccatgtgaAAAGACACATTGACTCAGAATCAACTGGAaatgcaaagctgaaaaaactcaacatgtttcatAGAAACAGTGTGAACAACTTTAATTTTTCcgagaagcaggctgaatgtgaaaagcttctttgtgaagaaatgtgtgagaaaactgaccATAAAAAACCCCAATTATGTCAGAAGGTCAGAATGGTCACTGATGAGAAGAtaatttgtgaaacatgtggcaaaagtttcaggcACCTGAGTCATTTGGtggtccacaagagaattcacactggtgagaagcctcattcttgtgaaacatgtggcaaaagtttcagtcaacagggtaatttgaaggttcacatgagatttcacacaggtgagaagcctcattcttgtgaaacatgtggcaaaagtttcagtcagccGAGTAatttgaaggttcacatgagatttcacacaggtgagaagcctcattcttgtgaaacatgtggcaaagcTTTTAGTCAACCGAGTCGCCTGTTAgtccacaagagaattcacacaggtgagaagcctcattcttgtgaaacatgtggcaaagcTTTCAGTCAACGGTGTGATCTGTTGCgacacatgaaaactcacacaggtgagaagcctcattcttgtgaaacatgtggcaaaagtttcagtcaaccgAGTAATTTGAAGtttcacatgagaattcacactggtgagaagcctcattcttgtgaaacatgtggcaaaagtttcagtcaaccgAGTAATTTGATgtttcacatgagaactcacacaggtgagaagcctcattcttgtgaaacatgtggcaaaagtttcagtcaacaatGTAGtttgaaggttcacatgagaattcacacggctgagaagcctcattcttgtgaaacatgtgggaaaagtttcagttgtCACAGTTCTTTGTTGATCcacaagagaacacacacaggtgagaaacctcattcttgtgaaacatgtggcaaaagtttcacgCAACAGAGATATTTGTTGgaccacaagagaactcacacaggtgagaagccatattcttgtaaaacatgtggcaaaagttttaGTCAACACAGTAatttgaaggttcacatgagaattcacacaggtgagaagccatattcttgtgaaacctGTGGCAAAACTTTCACTTGTCACAGTTCTTTGTTGATCCACAAGAGAACACACAcgggtgagaagcctcattcttgtgaaatatgtggcaaaagtttcagtcaacagagtTCTTTGTTgttccacaagagaactcacacaggtgagaagcctcattcttgtgaagcatgtggcaaaagtttcagtcaccAATGTAATTTGAAGtttcacatgagaattcacactggtgagaagcctcattcttgtgaaacatgtggcaaaagtttcagtcaacaatGTACtttgaaggttcacatgagaacacacacaggtgagaagcctcattcttgcgCAACATGTGGCAAAGGTTTCACGCAACACAGAGATTtattggtccacaagagaactcacacaggcgagaagcctcattcttgtgaaatgtggcaaaagtttcagtcaacagtgTGA